The Flavobacterium faecale genomic sequence GATATTAAAGAAGGTTTTGCTGAAGGTAAAGCACTTGATATTATGCAATGCGCAACAAATACTGGTTTTAATACCAATGTTTCTGGTGTTACAAATGATTATTCAAAAACTGCTAACAGTAATGTAGTAGTGGTAACATCTGGAATTCCTAGAAAACCAGGTATGACTCGTGAAGAGTTGATAGGTATTAATGCAGGAATTGTAAAATCGGTTGTTCAAAATGTTTTGGAATTTTCACCAAATGCAATATTTGTGATTGTTTCAAATCCTATGGATACAATGACGTATCTAACATTAAAAGCTACGGGGTTACCAAAAAATCGAGTGATAGGTATGGGTGGAGCACTTGATAGTTCTCGATTTAGAACTTATTTGAGTTTAGCGCTTGCAAAACCAGTAAATGATGTTTCTGCGATGGTTATTGGAGGTCATGGTGATACAACTATGATTCCGTTGACACGCTTAGCATCTTACAATGGTATTCCTGTAACGCAATTTTTATCTGATGATGTATTGACGAAAGTTGCTGCAGACACTATGGTAGGAGGAGCAACTTTGACAGGTTTACTTGGAACTTCAGCTTGGTATGCACCAGGTGCTTCGGTAGCCTTTTTGGTGGACAGTATCTTGAATAACCAACGTAAAATGATTGCTTGTTCTGTTTATGTGGAAGGAGAATACGGTCAGTCTGATATTTGTATTGGCGTACCTTGTATTATAGGTGAGAACGGGGTAGAAGAAATCTTGGATATTAAATTAAACGACACTGAAAAAGCTTTGTTTGCGAAGAGTGCAGATGCTGTAAGGCAGATGAATGACGCTTTAAAAGACATTTTGAGTTAGTAAATACATTATATTTTAGAAAAGACTGCAGTTTTGCGGTCTTTTTTTTGATATTAATTAATAAATAAATTGGTTAGTCTTAACCATAATTATATATTTGCTCGGTTTATGAAAATAAGTGGCATCTATATTTTTGTTTTTTAACATAAAAGGCAAGGTAGGGGAACGCTTATCGGAGCTAAATACAAGAATAAATAAACATAAAATAATTAATTTTTAGTAATAATGCAGAATAAAGGACTTATTAAATTTTTCGCAATTCTATTTGCATTGGTAAGTATTTACCAACTCTCGTTCACTTTCATTTCGAGTAAGATTAAAAATGATGCTAAAGCTTTTGCAGGTAACAATCCTGAGAAAGAATTAAAGTATCTAGATTCAATTGGTAAAGAAAAAGTGTTTAACTTAGGATTTGCTGATTTTACTTTTGACGAAGTAAAAGACAAACAAATTAATAAAGGTCTTGACTTAGAAGGTGGTATCAATGTGATATTGCAAATCTCTGTAAAAGATATCTTGAAAGGATTGTCAAACAATTCAAAAAACCCAATTTTCAATAAATCTTTGGCTGATGCTACTGCTAACTTAAAAGGTAATCAAACTTATATTGATGCATTTTTTGAAGCTTTTGCAGCAAATTCAAAAGGATCTGTAAAATTGGCTAGTCCTGATATTTTTGCAAACAGAACTTTATCTGGTGAAGGTGGAATTAATTTCCAAATGTCAGATTCAGAAGTGCAAAAAATCATCAAAAGAAAAGTTGACGAATCTGTAGAAAGTGCTTTTGGAGTACTTAGAAAACGTATTGACAAATTTGGTGTAACACAACCAAACATTCAAAAATTAGGAGAGTCTGGTAGAATTCTTGTTGAGCTTCCAGGAGCTAAGGATGTAGATAGAATCAAGAAATTATTGCAAAGTACTGCTCAATTGGAGTTCTGGGAAACGTATAAGATTGACGAAATGGGTCCTTTCTTAATGGCTGCAAATGATGCCTTGAAGAAAACGGAAGCTACAACAGTTGAACCTAAAAAAGTTGTTAAAGATTCTTTAAGCGCTTTATTGACAGATTCAAAAGATTCTTCAGCTACTGCTAAGGGAAATAATCCATTATTTGACAAAATGTTGTCACAAGGTGGTGGTCCAGTTTTAGGACTTTATGCTCCAAAAGATACAGCAACTATTAATGCTTACTTTAAAAGACCAGACATCAAAATCTTATTGGCAGCTGACCAACGTTACGCTAAATTTGTTTGGGGTATTGCAGAAACGTTGAAAGACAAAGACGGAAAACAAATTGAAGCAGTTTCTTTATATGCTTTAAAAGGAAATAGAGATAATGCAGCTGCAATGAGCGGTGGAGTGGTTACTGGTGCAAATGCATCGTTTGACCAATTAGGAAAACCATCTGTTTCTATTGAGATGAGTGGTCAAGGTGCAAAAACTTGGGAAGAATTAACAGGTAGAGCTTACTCTCAAAAAAGTAACATTGCTATCGTATTAGATGATATTGTTTATTCTGCTCCAGGAGTAACAACTGGTCCAATTTCAGGTGGAAGATCTGAAATTTCTGGAAGTTTTACACTTGACGAATCTACAGATTTAGCAAACGTTTTAAGAGCTGGTAAATTACCTGCAGCAGCAGATATTGTTCAGTCAGAAGTAGTAGGACCATCCTTAGGGCAAGAAGCTATTGACAATGGTACTACATCAGCATTAGTTGGTTTATTATTAGTGTCTTTATGGATGATGGTATATTATGGTAAAGCAGGTTGGTATGCAAATATCGCTTTAGCAGTAAATTTACTTTTCCTTTTCGGAATCTTGGCTAGCTTAGGTGCTGTACTAACATTGCCTGGTATTGCTGGTATCGTTTTAACAATGGGTACTGCGGTAGATGCGAACATCATTATATACGAACGTGCGAAAGAAGAATTGAGAGAAGGGAAGTCACTTTCTGAGGCTGTTCAAATTTCATACAGTTGGACTGGAGCAATGCGTTCTATTGTTGATGCAAACGTTACCCACATTTTAATTGGTGCAGTATTGTTCATTTTTGGATCAGGACCAATTAAAGGTTTTGCTACAACATTGTTGATCGGTATTATTACATCGTTATTTACTTCTATCTTTATCGCTAGAATCTTTATTGATAAAAATATCCAAGGGAAAAATGATTTGTCATTTGTAACTAATTTTTCTAAAAACTTCTTTACAAATTTCCACTTTGATTTCTTGAAAGTTAAAAAGTACACTTATATTTTCTCTGCAATAGTAATTGTAGTTAGTGTATTCTCACTTGCAACTAATGGATTGGATCAAGGAGTTGATTTTGTTGGAGGAAGAACTTTTCAAGTTCGTTTTGAGAAGCCTATTGACTCTGAAGCTGTAAAAGCTGATTTGACAAAAGTATTTGGTAGTGCAGAAGCAAAAGTTTTTGGTAACGACAACCAATTAAAAATTACAACTAAATATAAAGTTAAGGAGCACGGTACTGAAGCTGACGAAGAAGTAAATAAATTGATGTTTGAAACATTGAGTAAATATTATTCTGCTGGATTGACTTACGATAAATTTGTAAATGCTTATGATGGAAAACAATTTGGTATCCTTCAAGCTTCAAAAGTAGGTCCTACAGTTGCAGAAGATATTAAAACGAATGCTTACTGGGCAGTTTTAGGATCATTGCTAATTGTTTTCTTGTACTTATTAGTTAGTTTTAGAAAATGGCAATATGGATTAGGGGCTATTGCAGCTGTAGCGCATGACGTTATCTTTGTATTAGGAATCTATTCTTTATGTTATAAATTCATGCCTTTTGG encodes the following:
- the mdh gene encoding malate dehydrogenase; the protein is MKVSIIGAGNVGATCADVISYRGIASEVVLLDIKEGFAEGKALDIMQCATNTGFNTNVSGVTNDYSKTANSNVVVVTSGIPRKPGMTREELIGINAGIVKSVVQNVLEFSPNAIFVIVSNPMDTMTYLTLKATGLPKNRVIGMGGALDSSRFRTYLSLALAKPVNDVSAMVIGGHGDTTMIPLTRLASYNGIPVTQFLSDDVLTKVAADTMVGGATLTGLLGTSAWYAPGASVAFLVDSILNNQRKMIACSVYVEGEYGQSDICIGVPCIIGENGVEEILDIKLNDTEKALFAKSADAVRQMNDALKDILS
- the secDF gene encoding protein translocase subunit SecDF, which gives rise to MQNKGLIKFFAILFALVSIYQLSFTFISSKIKNDAKAFAGNNPEKELKYLDSIGKEKVFNLGFADFTFDEVKDKQINKGLDLEGGINVILQISVKDILKGLSNNSKNPIFNKSLADATANLKGNQTYIDAFFEAFAANSKGSVKLASPDIFANRTLSGEGGINFQMSDSEVQKIIKRKVDESVESAFGVLRKRIDKFGVTQPNIQKLGESGRILVELPGAKDVDRIKKLLQSTAQLEFWETYKIDEMGPFLMAANDALKKTEATTVEPKKVVKDSLSALLTDSKDSSATAKGNNPLFDKMLSQGGGPVLGLYAPKDTATINAYFKRPDIKILLAADQRYAKFVWGIAETLKDKDGKQIEAVSLYALKGNRDNAAAMSGGVVTGANASFDQLGKPSVSIEMSGQGAKTWEELTGRAYSQKSNIAIVLDDIVYSAPGVTTGPISGGRSEISGSFTLDESTDLANVLRAGKLPAAADIVQSEVVGPSLGQEAIDNGTTSALVGLLLVSLWMMVYYGKAGWYANIALAVNLLFLFGILASLGAVLTLPGIAGIVLTMGTAVDANIIIYERAKEELREGKSLSEAVQISYSWTGAMRSIVDANVTHILIGAVLFIFGSGPIKGFATTLLIGIITSLFTSIFIARIFIDKNIQGKNDLSFVTNFSKNFFTNFHFDFLKVKKYTYIFSAIVIVVSVFSLATNGLDQGVDFVGGRTFQVRFEKPIDSEAVKADLTKVFGSAEAKVFGNDNQLKITTKYKVKEHGTEADEEVNKLMFETLSKYYSAGLTYDKFVNAYDGKQFGILQASKVGPTVAEDIKTNAYWAVLGSLLIVFLYLLVSFRKWQYGLGAIAAVAHDVIFVLGIYSLCYKFMPFGMEIDQHFIAAILTVIGYSMNDTVIVFDRVREFLDGKVKGNFGEIVNKSINSTMSRTINTSLTMIGVLLIMFLFGGESIRGFIFAMLVGIVVGTYSSLFIATPVLVDTISAADKNEIEKHHEEA